In one Melopsittacus undulatus isolate bMelUnd1 chromosome 4, bMelUnd1.mat.Z, whole genome shotgun sequence genomic region, the following are encoded:
- the ARL5A gene encoding ADP-ribosylation factor-like protein 5A, producing MGILFTRIWRLFNHQEHKVIIVGLDNAGKTTILYQFSMNEVVHTSPTIGSNVEEIVVNNTRFLMWDIGGQESLRSSWNTYYTNTEFVIVVVDSTDRERISVTKEELYKMLAHEDLKKAGLLIFANKQDVKECMTVAEISQFLKLTSIKDHQWHIQACCALTGEGLCQGLEWMMSRLKIR from the exons ATGGGGATCCTCTTCACCAGGATCTGGAGGCTGTTCAACCATCAGG agcacAAAGTAATCATTGTTGGTCTGGATAATGCAGGAAAAACGACCATTCTTTATCAGTT ctccaTGAATGAAGTGGTGCATACCTCACCCACTATAGGGAGTAACGTGGAAGAGATAGTGGTTAACAACACACGCTTTCTGATGTGGGATATCGGAGGGCAGGAGTCTCTTCGGTCTTCATGGAACACCTACTATACAAACACCGAG TTTGTGATAGTTGTTGTGGACAGCACAGACAGAGAGAGAATTTCTGTGACTAAAGAAGAACTGTATAAAATGTTAGCACATGAG GACTTAAAAAAAGCAGGTTTGCTGATCTTTGCTAACAAGCAGGATGTCAAAGAGTGTATGACAGTAGCTGAAATATCTCAGTTTCTGAAATTGACTTCAATTAAGGATCACCAGTGGCACATTCAGGCATGCTGTGCTCTAACTGGAGAGGG ACTGTGTCAAGGACTCGAATGGATGATGTCAAGACTTAAGATCAGATGA